Genomic DNA from Halobaculum sp. CBA1158:
CCGCGAAGTTCGCCCCCGAGTCGGTCGTCGCTCGCGCGCGTGCCCTGCGAGAGGTCGCCGACCACCCCGAGTATCGGCGACTGCGTCGCGCCGCCGAGGCGGAGGCGGAGCTGTCGGACGCCGAGGTCGAGCGGGTCGCCGCCGGCGAGGCCGCCGCGGAGCTTCGCGCGGCGCGGGCCCGGCGGGCGGCGCTTCGCGCGGCGCTGGCGGGCGAGGACGCAGCCGTCCCCGCGAGCGGTGTCGACGCCTGACGATGCGAAGCGCGCGCGTGACCCGGTCCCGGCTCCGCTATAGCGGCTGCGCGTACACCGTCGTCGGGTACGCCGTCCCCTCCACCTCGAACGACGATGCGCCCACGCGCTCGAAGCCGCGGGCCTCGTAGAAGCCGCGGGCGTCGTCGTTCTCGCGGAACGTCTCGAGGACGAGTCGCCCGTGACGGTCGGGAGCGCGCTCGACCGCCTCGGCGAGCAGGGCCGAGCCGATCCCCTCGCCCTGCCGGTCGGGGGCGACGTACAGCGCCCGCAGTTCGGCGTCGTCGCGCTCGCAGAACGCCTTTCGCCCCTCGCCCCACACAGCGCCGGCGAAGCCGACGACGGCCCCGGGCTCCCGGTCGACGGCGACGAGGAACGTCCGGCCGTCGCCCGTCGAGCGCTCGTATCGCTCCTGCAGGTCGACGCCGTCGGGGACGCCCATCGACTCCAACTGCTCCGCGGGGAGGATGTCGACGTAGGCGTCGCGCCAGGCGTCGCGGTTGACCACCATCGCCGCGCGGAACTCCGTCGGCGACGCGACCGGCCGTATCTCCACGGACATGGCCGAACCTGGGAAGCCGGCCGCGAAAAACCCTGGTCCTCGGCAGCCTCAGTCGTCAGCCGCCTCGCGCTTGGCGTCCGTCAGGGCCGCGACGGCCCCCTCGGCCAGCGCGGCCGCGCGGTCGGGATCGCGCGACTCGGCGTACACGCGCAGCTTCGGCTCCGTCCCCGACGGACGCACGAGCACCCAGGCGTCGCCGTAGTCGAGCCGGTAGCCGTCCTTGGTGTCGGGCTCGGCGTCGGCGCGTTCGGCGTACTCCGCGGCGGCCGAGAGCATCGCCTCCAACTGTTCCTCGGAGTCGTACGCGACGTTCTCGCGGACGTTCGTGTAGTCCTCGTAGGGGGCGATCACCTCGCTGACGGTCGCCCCGCGTTCGGCCAGCAACTCGAGGAACTTCGCGGCGATGAACGCGCCGTCGCGCACGAGCCGGTAGTCGGGGAAGAAGACGCCGCCGTTGCCCTCGCCGGCGACGGGGACCGACTCGCCGGCGGCCCACAGCTCGCGGACGCGGGTGATGATGTTCGTCGAGCCGATCGGCGTGAGTTCGAGGGTCGCGCCGACGGCGTCGCACACGTCCACGAGCCGCTGTGAGACGTTGACTGCGGCGACGGTCGTGTCGCCCTCGCTCAGGTCGCGCTCGGCCAGCGCCGCGAGCGAGGCGTCGCCCTCGACGTAGCTCCCCGTCTCGTCGAAGAAGACGGCGCGGTCGGCGTCGCCGTCGTGGGCGATCCCCACGTCGGCGTCGGCGGCGCGGACGAGCCGACCCAGGTCGTCGAGGTTCGCCTCGACCGGCTCCGGATCGCGGCCGGGGAAGTGGCCGTCCGGCTGGGCGTTGACCGTCACCACGTCGCAGCCGAGTTCCCGGAAGAACTCCGGCGACGTGAGCGCGCCGGCTCCGTGGCCGGGGTCGAGCGCGACCGTGAGATCCGCGGCGGCGATCGCGTCGCGGTCGACGGCCGCGAGCAGGTCGGCGACGTAGTCGTCGTTGGCGTCGTCGACGCGGCGGGAGTCGCCGACGGCGTCCCAGGCGACGGTCGTCGCCTCCTCCGACAGCAGGCGCTCCTCGATCGTCTCCAGCCGGTCGACGGGGAGT
This window encodes:
- a CDS encoding GNAT family N-acetyltransferase, whose translation is MSVEIRPVASPTEFRAAMVVNRDAWRDAYVDILPAEQLESMGVPDGVDLQERYERSTGDGRTFLVAVDREPGAVVGFAGAVWGEGRKAFCERDDAELRALYVAPDRQGEGIGSALLAEAVERAPDRHGRLVLETFRENDDARGFYEARGFERVGASSFEVEGTAYPTTVYAQPL
- the glmM gene encoding phosphoglucosamine mutase, giving the protein MKVFGSSGTRGVVGEEFTPEFVSRVAAAAAATWDADRVALGRDTRTSGRTFADAAAAGVTAAGVDVERLGVVPTPSLVRYCDIESVPGVMITASHNPPKFNGVKLVGDDGVELPVDRLETIEERLLSEEATTVAWDAVGDSRRVDDANDDYVADLLAAVDRDAIAAADLTVALDPGHGAGALTSPEFFRELGCDVVTVNAQPDGHFPGRDPEPVEANLDDLGRLVRAADADVGIAHDGDADRAVFFDETGSYVEGDASLAALAERDLSEGDTTVAAVNVSQRLVDVCDAVGATLELTPIGSTNIITRVRELWAAGESVPVAGEGNGGVFFPDYRLVRDGAFIAAKFLELLAERGATVSEVIAPYEDYTNVRENVAYDSEEQLEAMLSAAAEYAERADAEPDTKDGYRLDYGDAWVLVRPSGTEPKLRVYAESRDPDRAAALAEGAVAALTDAKREAADD